Proteins co-encoded in one Arachis hypogaea cultivar Tifrunner chromosome 13, arahy.Tifrunner.gnm2.J5K5, whole genome shotgun sequence genomic window:
- the LOC112733430 gene encoding uncharacterized protein yields the protein MVVEENNSNNNNGGWAPIGSPMNVNVQSRDDSHWTNFESSVNAVSFGFVATAILISMFLLMAIFERFLRPNNSDEFSPSARRTSTDLESQMAFPGKLGHPSPKMSVYASGVSVLMPGDEIPTFIAHPAPPPCCPERISFPSHHHHQHHNTFNI from the exons ATGGTGGTTGAAgagaacaacagcaacaacaacaatggtgggtGGGCACCAATAGGGTCTCCAATGAATGTGAATGTGCAGAGCAGAGATGACTCCCATTGGACCAACTTTGAGAGTTCAGTCAACGCTGTCTCCTTTGGCTTTGTGGCCACTGCCATCCTCATCTCCATGTTCCTTCTCATGGCCATCTTTGAGAGGTTCCTTAGACCCAACAACTCCGATGAATTCTCCCCCTCTGCTCGCCGGACTTCCACTGATCTTGAGTCCCAGATGGCCTTTCCCGGCAAGCTTGGCCACCCTTCACCCAAA ATGAGTGTATATGCAAGTGGAGTTTCAGTTCTGATGCCAGGTGATGAGATTCCAACATTCATAGCACACCCTGCACCTCCACCATGTTGCCCTGAACGAATTTCATtcccttctcatcatcatcatcagcaccATAACACTTTCAACATTTAG